One genomic window of Quercus lobata isolate SW786 chromosome 9, ValleyOak3.0 Primary Assembly, whole genome shotgun sequence includes the following:
- the LOC115960261 gene encoding uncharacterized protein LOC115960261 has product MVVKSLNDGVVVNKFKFMMRAKNCPFFNVTCIHVLSIQIRIGQYLHVFPFSQLEVFAENHHLKPQLCHQKVDSSLTLTGMWNCECAVRPPRSKRAAIPEEGTARAIFPFDLTVAKIVL; this is encoded by the exons ATGGTTGTTAAGTCGTTGAACGATGGTGTTGTAgtcaacaaattcaaatttatgatGAG GGCCAAGAATTGCCCTTTCTTCAATGTAACTTGCATCCATGTATTGAGCATCCAAATCAGG ATTGGACAATATCTTCACGTCTTCCCTTTTTCACAACTGGAAGTATTTGCCGAAAATCACCACCTAAAACCACAACTTTGCCACCAAAAG GTTGACTCATCATTAACATTAACCGGGATGTGGAATTGTGAATGTGCTGTTCGGCCACCAAGAAGTAAAAGAGCAGCAATACCTGAAGAAGGAACTGCAAGagcaatttttccttttgatctTACAGTAGCCAAAATTGTTCTATAA